A window of Spiroplasma syrphidicola EA-1 contains these coding sequences:
- the dhaL gene encoding dihydroxyacetone kinase subunit DhaL: MEQAKIWQAITEKLIANKELLNDLDQAIGDGDHGTNLIRGFNEVIKDPVKLNGTWQASFNFVAMTLMSKVGGSSGPLFGIFFLNMSKAIKTASTQQEWLDAYLAGIKAVKTLGKSDVGEGTMLDALIPAVKILESNLNLNNKDLYKQMALAAQEGAEATITMLKTKGRASYLKERSVNHMDPGAKSVSLIFEAVSEALQ, translated from the coding sequence ATGGAACAAGCAAAAATTTGACAAGCCATTACGGAAAAATTAATTGCTAACAAAGAATTACTAAATGATTTAGATCAAGCAATTGGTGATGGTGATCATGGGACAAATTTAATTCGTGGGTTTAATGAAGTTATTAAAGACCCAGTAAAACTAAATGGTACTTGGCAGGCATCATTTAACTTTGTTGCAATGACCTTAATGTCAAAAGTTGGAGGTAGTTCCGGGCCATTATTTGGGATCTTCTTTTTAAATATGAGTAAAGCAATTAAAACTGCGAGTACACAACAAGAATGGTTAGATGCTTATTTAGCTGGCATTAAGGCGGTTAAAACGCTTGGCAAAAGTGATGTTGGGGAAGGGACAATGCTAGATGCGTTAATCCCAGCAGTTAAAATCTTGGAAAGTAACTTAAATTTAAATAATAAAGATCTTTATAAACAAATGGCTTTAGCCGCACAAGAGGGCGCGGAAGCAACAATTACGATGCTAAAGACAAAAGGGCGAGCGTCTTATTTAAAAGAACGTTCTGTTAATCATATGGACCCTGGGGCTAAATCAGTTAGTCTAATTTTTGAAGCGGTTAGTGAGGCTTTACAATAA
- the dhaK gene encoding dihydroxyacetone kinase subunit DhaK → MKKFINNINDIVPEMLEGITLANPATLERIDGFNIIIRKNKKNNKVALISGGGSGHEPAHAGYVGEGMLDAAVCGEIFTSPTPDQVISAIHAVGTKQGTLLIIKNYTGDVMNFEMAMEMAQSEGYTCDYVIVNDDLALENSTFTTGKRGIAGTIFVHKIAGAKAETGASLAEVKRVAEKVIANLGSYGISADACTVPANGKKSFILADNEVEIGLGIHGEPGVAKTTIKPVDEFVTDLYQKIKDHLKLTANDHVGVMINGLGGTPLMELSIVARKTLKLLAADQVTCEKTFVGNYMTALEMPGFSISILKLDQELTELLKAKAVTPGMVVV, encoded by the coding sequence TTGAAAAAGTTTATTAATAATATCAACGATATTGTTCCAGAAATGCTAGAAGGGATTACGTTAGCTAACCCAGCAACCCTAGAACGAATTGATGGCTTTAATATTATTATTCGCAAGAATAAAAAAAATAATAAAGTTGCCCTGATTAGTGGCGGAGGTTCTGGTCATGAGCCTGCCCATGCTGGTTATGTGGGGGAAGGGATGCTTGATGCTGCTGTTTGTGGGGAAATTTTTACATCCCCAACCCCTGACCAAGTTATTTCCGCAATTCATGCCGTGGGAACAAAACAAGGAACATTACTAATCATTAAAAACTATACCGGGGATGTAATGAACTTTGAAATGGCAATGGAAATGGCCCAATCAGAAGGTTATACTTGTGATTATGTTATTGTTAATGATGATCTTGCCCTTGAAAATAGTACTTTCACAACAGGAAAACGAGGAATTGCCGGAACTATTTTTGTCCATAAAATTGCCGGTGCCAAAGCCGAAACAGGGGCTTCGTTAGCAGAAGTGAAGCGTGTAGCTGAAAAAGTTATTGCCAATTTAGGAAGTTACGGCATTAGTGCTGATGCCTGTACAGTTCCTGCCAATGGGAAAAAAAGTTTTATTTTAGCTGATAATGAAGTTGAAATTGGGTTAGGAATTCATGGGGAACCAGGAGTGGCTAAAACAACCATTAAACCAGTTGATGAATTTGTGACAGACCTTTACCAAAAAATTAAAGACCACTTGAAATTAACAGCAAATGATCATGTTGGGGTAATGATTAATGGTTTGGGGGGGACTCCCTTGATGGAATTATCAATTGTTGCTCGTAAAACCTTAAAATTACTAGCAGCTGATCAAGTTACTTGTGAAAAAACTTTTGTTGGAAACTATATGACGGCCCTTGAAATGCCTGGTTTTTCAATTTCAATTTTAAAATTAGACCAAGAGTTAACAGAATTGTTAAAAGCAAAAGCAGTAACCCCAGGAATGGTAGTTGTTTAA